A region from the Desulfobulbaceae bacterium genome encodes:
- the asnB gene encoding asparagine synthase (glutamine-hydrolyzing), protein MCGLVGIASHNPQPDSGWLRIARDTLTHRGPDDAGEWWSADGRVGLAHRRLSIMDLTPAGHQPMHLAERGLSIVFNGEIYNFQELRGELKHCGYAFRSYSDTEVLLAAYDAWGTECLSRLNGMFAFALYDGPRGLLFLARDRAGEKPLFYRLDGGALYFASELKALMSHPALPRRIDSAALDCYLAMGFIPGDRCILQGFNKLPPAHAMTFDLRQDTARVWRYWQLPELALQASVGGAVDETVLLDEMEALLEDSVGRQLVADVPVGVLLSGGVDSSLVTAMAVRRSSQVRTFSIGFPGHGKLDETPHARLIARHFGTEHTVLVAEPTTADLIPRLVRQFDEPMVDSSMIPTWLVSSLVRQHCTVALGGDGADELFGGYDHYSRLLWMQQRLPRIRGLLGHEVALAAEYLLPLGFAMSNIRTWLMALGNDLRRDLPSIASFFDPTNRRKLMHGHAGYALEAEDIRCARIPAQANLLQRATRMDFTDYLAEDILVKVDRASMHNSLEVRAPFLDYRLIEFAFGRVPSHLKATVSDKKILLKRLTARVLPPEFDKQRKQGFSIPLDEWLKAGPFRDLFWDTLLCPDCLFDTRTIQGLLKGQDRGLRNGERLFALVQFELWRREYGVGM, encoded by the coding sequence ATGTGTGGTCTAGTCGGAATCGCCTCCCATAATCCCCAACCCGATAGTGGTTGGCTCCGCATCGCCCGGGATACTCTGACCCATCGCGGTCCGGACGATGCCGGAGAGTGGTGGTCGGCGGATGGCCGTGTGGGGTTGGCCCACCGGCGCCTGTCGATCATGGATCTCACTCCAGCCGGGCATCAGCCTATGCACTTGGCAGAGCGAGGACTCTCCATCGTCTTCAACGGTGAGATCTACAATTTCCAGGAGCTGCGCGGCGAGCTGAAGCATTGCGGCTATGCCTTCCGTTCTTATAGCGATACCGAGGTGCTGCTGGCAGCCTATGACGCCTGGGGTACAGAGTGCCTCTCGCGGCTAAATGGCATGTTTGCCTTTGCCCTCTACGACGGACCGCGTGGTTTGCTTTTCTTGGCTCGCGATCGTGCGGGGGAAAAGCCGCTCTTCTATCGTCTGGATGGTGGCGCTCTCTATTTTGCTTCGGAACTCAAGGCACTGATGTCCCATCCTGCCCTGCCGCGGCGCATCGACTCGGCGGCGTTGGACTGTTATCTGGCCATGGGTTTCATCCCAGGCGATCGGTGTATCTTACAGGGCTTTAACAAGCTGCCCCCGGCCCATGCCATGACCTTCGACCTGCGTCAGGATACGGCTCGGGTGTGGCGTTACTGGCAGTTGCCGGAGCTGGCCCTCCAGGCTTCCGTTGGCGGCGCGGTGGATGAAACCGTGTTGCTGGATGAAATGGAGGCCCTACTGGAAGATTCTGTTGGGCGGCAACTGGTCGCGGATGTGCCGGTGGGTGTGCTGCTCAGTGGTGGGGTGGATTCCAGCCTTGTCACCGCGATGGCCGTGCGTCGCTCCAGTCAGGTGCGTACCTTCAGCATCGGCTTTCCCGGCCACGGCAAGTTGGACGAGACCCCTCACGCACGCCTGATTGCCCGCCATTTTGGCACCGAGCACACAGTACTTGTGGCCGAGCCCACGACGGCTGATCTTATCCCCCGCTTGGTGCGGCAGTTCGACGAACCGATGGTGGATTCGTCCATGATCCCCACTTGGCTGGTGAGTTCATTAGTGCGTCAGCATTGCACCGTGGCCCTGGGGGGCGATGGGGCCGATGAGTTGTTTGGAGGGTATGACCACTACAGCCGCCTGTTATGGATGCAGCAGCGCTTGCCACGCATCCGCGGTTTGCTGGGCCACGAGGTTGCGCTGGCTGCGGAGTACCTACTACCGTTAGGTTTCGCGATGAGCAATATCCGGACTTGGCTCATGGCGTTGGGCAACGATTTGCGGCGTGACCTACCGTCAATCGCAAGCTTTTTTGACCCCACCAACCGTCGAAAATTGATGCACGGCCATGCCGGTTATGCCTTGGAGGCCGAAGACATCCGTTGTGCGCGCATCCCCGCCCAGGCTAACCTGTTGCAGCGGGCGACACGCATGGATTTCACTGACTATTTGGCTGAAGACATCTTAGTGAAGGTGGACCGGGCAAGCATGCACAATTCCCTTGAGGTGCGTGCGCCGTTTTTGGACTATCGGCTGATCGAGTTCGCCTTTGGGCGAGTGCCGTCGCACCTCAAGGCCACCGTGAGCGACAAGAAAATCCTGCTCAAGCGCCTCACCGCCCGCGTGCTACCGCCGGAATTCGACAAACAGCGCAAGCAAGGTTTTTCTATCCCGCTAGACGAGTGGTTGAAGGCCGGGCCGTTTCGCGACTTATTCTGGGACACCCTGTTGTGCCCCGATTGTCTGTTCGATACACGCACGATACAGGGGTTGCTGAAAGGGCAGGATCGGGGATTGCGTAACGGTGAGCGCCTGTTCGCCTTGGTGCAGTTCGAGCTGTGGCGGCGGGAGTATGGGGTGGGGATGTGA
- a CDS encoding methyltransferase domain-containing protein has protein sequence MKPALLARLRCPQSGQPLMLEPLKTAVSLGAGTEDYINSGWLVSEDGQRRYPIRNGVPRFVPESNYADNFGLQWNHFSKTQLDSHSGHTISAERFWKATAWRSAEMKDRWVLDVGCGSGRFAEIALSSGAQVVALDYSSAVDACYANLRHHPNLHVVQGDIYALPFVPESFTFLYSLGVLQHTPDVAKAFAALPPMVAGGGRLCVDYYEKSFKSRLLPYYWLRPLTRRMDKPQMFALLKRLVPLLLPVSRALGRIPVAGKLLKRLVPVANYEGLLPLSEVQLREWALLDTFDWLSPTYDNPQNAATVRMWLEQAGLKEIEVLKAGHLVGRARK, from the coding sequence ATGAAACCCGCACTCTTGGCACGCTTGCGTTGCCCCCAAAGCGGCCAGCCCCTGATGCTGGAACCGCTGAAAACGGCAGTATCGTTGGGCGCAGGCACTGAGGATTACATCAACAGCGGCTGGTTGGTGAGCGAAGATGGTCAACGTCGCTATCCCATACGCAACGGCGTTCCCCGTTTCGTGCCGGAGTCCAACTATGCCGATAACTTTGGTTTGCAGTGGAACCATTTCTCCAAAACCCAGCTCGACAGCCATTCCGGCCATACGATCTCGGCCGAGCGCTTCTGGAAGGCCACAGCTTGGCGCTCAGCCGAGATGAAAGATCGCTGGGTTTTGGATGTGGGTTGTGGCTCCGGGCGTTTCGCAGAGATAGCACTAAGCAGCGGAGCGCAGGTTGTTGCGCTGGACTATTCCAGCGCGGTCGATGCCTGCTACGCCAATCTGCGGCACCACCCGAATCTGCATGTGGTGCAGGGCGATATCTATGCCTTGCCTTTTGTGCCTGAATCCTTTACTTTTTTGTATTCGCTGGGCGTGCTACAGCACACCCCTGATGTAGCAAAGGCTTTTGCGGCCTTGCCGCCCATGGTTGCAGGGGGGGGACGACTCTGTGTTGACTATTACGAGAAATCGTTCAAAAGTCGGCTGCTACCCTATTACTGGCTGCGTCCGCTGACCCGGCGGATGGATAAGCCGCAAATGTTTGCCCTGCTGAAACGACTGGTGCCACTGTTATTGCCAGTAAGTCGCGCTCTGGGCCGCATTCCCGTGGCTGGCAAGCTGCTCAAGCGACTGGTCCCCGTGGCCAATTACGAAGGGCTGTTGCCGCTCAGTGAAGTTCAATTGCGCGAATGGGCGTTGCTCGACACCTTCGATTGGCTATCGCCGACCTACGACAACCCACAGAATGCAGCCACTGTACGGATGTGGCTGGAGCAGGCGGGCTTGAAGGAAATCGAGGTGCTCAAAGCCGGACATCTAGTCGGGCGTGCGCGCAAGTAA
- a CDS encoding glycosyltransferase family 4 protein, with protein MLLGINASRARSGGARAHLIGILTEGDPISHGFIEVHVWSYRELIDALPNPSWLIKHYPTELERSMLRQLWWERFSLPKALRRSGCDVLLNVDAGTVCRFHPAVTMSRDMLSYEQGEMQRFGWSKARMRLGLLRYMQNASLRAATGAVFLTRYAAGVIQQSCGALARVGLIPHGVGADFSDVVLTRPWPTNAKGPIRSLYVSNVAPYKHQWYVVRAIRLLRDRGFDVQLTLTGGGNVDALTKSQKWLDEEIELSDPKHLFVREVGYVRQSELPSLLSEADIFIFASSCENMPNTLVEAMAAGLPIACSDRGPMPEVLEDGGVYFDPENPESIAKAIEQIITNAELCMSIARRAKELAGQYSWNRCAEETFAFIAETYRLKNDRNL; from the coding sequence ATGCTTCTTGGTATCAACGCATCCCGCGCCCGTTCTGGTGGAGCAAGGGCACATTTGATTGGCATCTTGACAGAGGGTGATCCTATATCGCATGGTTTTATCGAAGTGCATGTTTGGAGCTATCGGGAACTGATTGATGCGTTGCCCAACCCATCCTGGCTGATTAAACACTACCCAACAGAACTAGAACGGTCGATGCTTCGCCAACTTTGGTGGGAGCGTTTTTCTCTGCCCAAGGCTTTGCGCCGATCAGGCTGCGATGTGTTGCTGAATGTGGATGCCGGTACGGTTTGCCGCTTTCATCCGGCGGTGACGATGAGTCGTGATATGCTTTCCTATGAGCAGGGGGAAATGCAGCGTTTTGGTTGGAGCAAGGCTCGCATGCGTTTGGGTCTGCTGCGCTATATGCAGAACGCTTCGCTGCGGGCTGCAACGGGAGCCGTGTTTCTGACTCGTTATGCTGCGGGGGTGATCCAGCAATCTTGTGGGGCGCTAGCCCGTGTGGGCCTCATTCCCCATGGCGTAGGTGCCGACTTTTCCGATGTCGTGTTAACGCGGCCATGGCCGACAAATGCCAAAGGCCCTATTCGCAGTCTGTATGTGTCGAATGTGGCGCCCTACAAACATCAGTGGTATGTAGTTCGAGCAATCAGGTTGCTGCGGGACCGTGGCTTCGATGTTCAATTGACCTTGACCGGTGGTGGCAATGTTGATGCTCTGACAAAATCACAAAAATGGCTCGATGAGGAAATCGAGTTGTCCGATCCGAAGCATTTGTTCGTGCGGGAAGTAGGCTATGTCCGACAGAGTGAATTACCAAGCTTGTTAAGCGAGGCGGATATTTTCATCTTCGCCTCCAGTTGTGAAAACATGCCTAATACCCTTGTAGAAGCCATGGCTGCCGGCCTTCCCATTGCCTGCTCCGATCGCGGGCCCATGCCCGAGGTGCTGGAGGATGGCGGTGTTTACTTCGACCCGGAGAATCCCGAGTCCATCGCTAAGGCGATCGAGCAAATAATAACCAACGCTGAGCTGTGCATGAGTATTGCTCGGCGAGCCAAAGAGCTCGCGGGGCAATACTCGTGGAACCGTTGTGCAGAAGAAACTTTTGCCTTTATCGCCGAGACATATCGTTTGAAAAACGACCGGAACTTATGA
- a CDS encoding N-acetyl sugar amidotransferase, whose product MKYQICTKTVMDTSVPGITFDKDGISSHYWEFHKVVQPNWHPDESGRQELERHVETIKKAGKGQDFDCLLGLSGGVDSSYMLHSMVTQFGLRPLVFHVDGGWNSELAVHNIHVLVDKLGLDLYTEVINWEEMRDFQLAWFKSGVPHIDIPQDHAFIAVLYQFAEKYGIKTILNGGNISTECVIMPSQFYYWGTDMAQIRDVIKQFGTVPMRTYPFSSVYRHKLYLRYFKGVKVLKPLNFMPYTKQLAVDLLAKEYGWKPYPQKHFESRFTRFYEGYWLPTRFGFDVRRCQFSSLILTGQMTRNEALHELDKPPYDPAFITQDFEYIATKLGIAPDELRGYHEMPKKFYWDYHNQQKLLGLIEKTVSLLKIGRRGGAF is encoded by the coding sequence ATGAAATATCAAATCTGCACCAAAACGGTGATGGACACATCTGTCCCGGGCATCACCTTCGACAAGGATGGAATCTCAAGTCATTACTGGGAGTTTCACAAGGTAGTACAGCCCAACTGGCACCCGGACGAGTCGGGCAGGCAGGAACTTGAGCGACACGTAGAGACAATCAAGAAAGCCGGCAAGGGTCAGGATTTCGACTGTTTGCTGGGCCTGAGTGGCGGGGTGGATAGTTCCTATATGCTGCATAGCATGGTGACGCAGTTCGGCCTGCGACCGCTGGTGTTTCATGTGGATGGCGGCTGGAATTCCGAACTGGCGGTTCACAACATCCATGTGTTGGTGGACAAACTGGGGCTGGATCTCTACACCGAGGTCATCAACTGGGAAGAAATGCGGGACTTCCAACTGGCCTGGTTCAAGTCGGGCGTCCCCCACATTGACATTCCACAGGATCATGCCTTCATTGCAGTGCTATACCAGTTCGCGGAGAAATATGGCATCAAGACTATATTGAATGGCGGAAATATCTCGACAGAGTGCGTGATCATGCCATCACAGTTTTATTACTGGGGCACAGACATGGCCCAGATTCGTGATGTCATCAAGCAGTTCGGCACGGTCCCGATGCGAACCTATCCGTTCAGTTCTGTGTATCGCCACAAACTCTACCTGCGTTATTTCAAGGGAGTGAAGGTCCTTAAACCACTTAACTTCATGCCTTACACGAAACAGTTGGCCGTTGATCTGTTAGCAAAAGAATACGGCTGGAAACCATACCCGCAGAAGCACTTTGAATCACGCTTCACCCGCTTTTATGAGGGGTATTGGCTGCCGACCCGATTCGGCTTCGACGTGCGTCGTTGCCAATTCTCCAGTCTGATCTTGACCGGACAGATGACCCGGAATGAGGCATTGCACGAACTCGATAAACCACCCTATGACCCGGCATTCATCACCCAGGACTTCGAATACATCGCTACCAAACTCGGCATTGCGCCGGATGAACTGCGTGGCTACCACGAGATGCCCAAGAAGTTCTACTGGGATTATCACAACCAGCAAAAACTGTTGGGGCTGATTGAAAAGACAGTTTCTTTGCTAAAAATCGGCCGCCGCGGCGGCGCCTTTTGA
- the hisH gene encoding imidazole glycerol phosphate synthase subunit HisH, protein MITLINYGLGNIQAFANIYKRLNIPVQVAQTADELAGADKIILPGVGAFDWAMQKLEDSGMRETLDELVLKQQSPILGICVGMQMMAKRSDEGELSGLGWFDAEVKRFDEAQFQHKTHLPHMGWNDVTPSANNCLFEGLEAPRFYFLHSYYFAPGDPAQTLATTDYNGSFTSAVCNEHIFGVQFHPEKSHQWGVQLLKNFAEL, encoded by the coding sequence ATGATTACCCTTATCAACTACGGCTTGGGCAACATCCAAGCTTTTGCCAACATATACAAACGCCTGAACATCCCCGTCCAGGTGGCGCAAACCGCAGACGAACTGGCCGGGGCGGACAAGATTATCCTTCCCGGCGTCGGCGCCTTCGATTGGGCCATGCAAAAACTCGAGGATTCCGGCATGCGCGAAACTCTAGATGAATTGGTGCTGAAACAGCAGAGTCCTATTCTTGGAATCTGCGTGGGCATGCAAATGATGGCCAAACGCAGCGACGAGGGGGAGTTGTCCGGTTTGGGGTGGTTTGATGCTGAAGTGAAGCGTTTTGATGAAGCCCAGTTCCAGCACAAAACTCACCTGCCGCACATGGGCTGGAACGATGTGACACCATCGGCGAATAATTGTTTGTTCGAAGGGCTAGAGGCGCCGCGTTTTTACTTTTTGCATTCCTACTATTTTGCCCCAGGCGATCCGGCGCAGACACTGGCTACCACCGACTACAACGGGTCATTCACCTCGGCGGTCTGCAATGAGCACATCTTCGGGGTGCAGTTTCACCCGGAAAAGAGCCATCAGTGGGGCGTGCAGTTATTGAAGAATTTCGCTGAGTTGTAA
- the hisF gene encoding imidazole glycerol phosphate synthase subunit HisF, giving the protein MLRPRIIPCLLVHNGGLIKTVRFAEPKYVGDPINAVRIFNEKEVDELIVVDIDATVLGREPNYAQIANLAAECRMPLCYAGGVKTAEQIERIISLGVEKVALSSAVVQSPELIAEASRRVGNQSIVVVMDVKKAGLLGRYELFTHNGSCATGLNPVDFARKVESLGAGEILVNSIDHDGVMKGYDLSLIEQVREAVSVPLSVLGGAGSLADIQGLIRRHGIIGAAAGSLFVFKGKYRAVLIQYPTRVEKDTLCAEATAFL; this is encoded by the coding sequence ATGCTCCGACCTCGAATCATTCCTTGTTTGTTGGTACATAACGGCGGCTTAATCAAAACCGTCCGTTTCGCAGAACCGAAATATGTCGGGGACCCGATCAACGCAGTTCGCATCTTCAATGAGAAAGAGGTCGATGAATTGATCGTCGTCGACATCGACGCCACCGTCTTGGGGCGCGAACCGAACTACGCCCAGATCGCTAACCTTGCCGCTGAGTGCCGCATGCCGCTGTGCTACGCGGGCGGGGTGAAGACGGCTGAGCAGATTGAACGCATTATCAGTCTGGGCGTGGAGAAGGTAGCCCTCAGCAGCGCTGTGGTTCAGTCGCCGGAACTGATCGCCGAGGCGTCCCGGCGGGTGGGTAACCAGAGCATTGTGGTAGTGATGGATGTGAAAAAGGCCGGCCTCTTGGGGCGCTACGAACTCTTTACCCACAACGGTAGTTGCGCCACCGGCCTCAATCCGGTGGATTTTGCCCGCAAGGTCGAGTCGCTGGGAGCGGGAGAAATCCTGGTCAATTCCATCGACCACGATGGTGTGATGAAGGGCTACGATTTGTCGTTGATCGAGCAGGTGCGCGAGGCCGTCAGTGTGCCGCTGTCGGTACTTGGTGGGGCGGGTAGTCTCGCAGATATACAGGGTCTGATCCGCCGCCACGGCATCATCGGCGCTGCGGCTGGCAGTCTGTTCGTCTTCAAGGGGAAGTACAGGGCAGTGTTGATTCAGTATCCGACCCGTGTAGAGAAAGATACTTTATGTGCTGAAGCTACTGCTTTTTTGTAA
- a CDS encoding NAD-dependent epimerase/dehydratase family protein, whose product MFKNSILLITGGTGSFGNAVLRRFLDSDLCEIRILSRDEKKQDDMRKKYHDPKLKFYIGDVRDYQSVLNAVRGVDFIYHAAALKQVPSCEFHPLEAVKTNVLGTENVLEAAITCGVKRVVCLSTDKAVYPINAMGISKAMMEKVVVAKSRTSNFTVICATRYGNVMASRGSVIPLFVDQIRAGKPITVTDPHMTRFMMTLDDAVDLVLYAFEHGKPGEIYVQKAPGATIETLAHALTDLLGVPRHEVNIIGTRHGEKLFEVLLSREEMVSAEDLGGYYRVPPDLRDLNYGKFVEQGEIEISKAVEYNSHNTTRLDVVGMQELLMKLRFMRAAARGNYIEPEE is encoded by the coding sequence ATGTTTAAAAACAGCATTCTTTTAATCACCGGCGGCACCGGTTCCTTTGGTAATGCCGTACTGCGTCGCTTTCTTGATTCCGATCTGTGCGAGATCCGTATTCTCAGCCGCGACGAAAAGAAGCAGGACGACATGCGCAAGAAGTACCACGATCCGAAGTTGAAGTTTTACATCGGGGATGTGCGGGATTACCAATCGGTGCTCAATGCCGTGCGCGGCGTGGATTTTATCTACCACGCCGCGGCGCTGAAGCAGGTTCCGTCGTGCGAGTTTCACCCGCTGGAGGCCGTGAAAACCAATGTGCTGGGCACTGAGAATGTGCTGGAGGCGGCCATCACCTGCGGCGTGAAGCGAGTGGTGTGCCTGAGTACCGACAAGGCGGTATATCCGATCAATGCCATGGGTATCTCCAAGGCGATGATGGAAAAGGTGGTCGTGGCCAAGTCGCGCACCAGCAATTTTACCGTGATCTGTGCCACGCGTTACGGCAATGTGATGGCCTCGCGCGGCTCGGTAATTCCCCTTTTTGTCGACCAGATTCGGGCAGGAAAGCCCATCACCGTTACTGATCCGCACATGACCCGCTTTATGATGACTCTAGATGACGCAGTGGATCTCGTTCTGTATGCTTTCGAGCACGGCAAGCCAGGGGAGATTTATGTGCAGAAGGCACCAGGAGCCACTATCGAAACACTGGCGCATGCCTTGACGGACCTTTTGGGTGTTCCTAGGCATGAGGTCAACATCATCGGCACCCGCCATGGCGAAAAGCTCTTTGAGGTGTTACTCAGCCGTGAGGAGATGGTCTCCGCCGAAGATCTGGGGGGCTACTACCGTGTGCCGCCCGATTTACGTGATTTGAACTACGGCAAGTTTGTTGAGCAGGGCGAAATCGAGATCTCCAAGGCGGTCGAATATAATTCACATAACACCACCCGGCTGGATGTTGTCGGCATGCAGGAGTTGTTAATGAAATTGCGCTTCATGCGGGCGGCTGCCCGCGGCAATTACATCGAGCCCGAGGAGTAA
- a CDS encoding SDR family oxidoreductase translates to MRILVTGSQGFIGKNLAVRLGELPGVEVERFGREDDLVALVEKIQRVDAVVHLAGENRPKNVADFVTGNASLTASLCATIQASGRRIPLILASSIQAESANPYGQSKRAAEKAVEQLASQTGNPAVIYRLPNVFGKWCKPNYNSVVATFCHNIAHDLSIQINDPSAQLRLVYVDDVVSEFLRALEAMADGARWGEVVPEYTTTLGELAEQIQAFKDCRSSLVSERVGSGLVRALYATYMGYLPPSRFAYDLPRYGDERGVFVEMLKTPDCGQFSCFTAHPGVTRGGHYHHSKIEKFLVIKGSARFGFRHVVTNEMYEIFTSGDVFRVVETVPGWTHDITNVGEEELVVMLWASEIFDRAHPDTITCKV, encoded by the coding sequence ATGCGCATATTGGTGACGGGCTCGCAGGGGTTTATCGGCAAGAATCTGGCTGTTCGCCTTGGGGAATTGCCGGGGGTTGAGGTGGAGCGGTTTGGCCGCGAGGATGATCTCGTTGCTCTAGTTGAGAAAATTCAGCGGGTAGATGCGGTTGTGCATCTTGCGGGCGAAAATCGTCCAAAGAATGTCGCTGATTTTGTAACGGGGAATGCGTCCTTGACGGCGTCGCTGTGCGCGACCATTCAGGCATCAGGGCGTAGGATTCCGCTTATTCTAGCTTCGTCCATCCAGGCGGAATCGGCCAACCCCTATGGGCAGAGCAAGCGTGCGGCGGAAAAGGCTGTGGAGCAGCTTGCGTCACAAACCGGCAACCCCGCGGTGATTTACCGCTTGCCCAATGTATTCGGTAAATGGTGTAAGCCCAACTACAATTCGGTGGTGGCGACCTTTTGTCATAACATTGCCCATGATTTATCGATTCAGATTAATGACCCTTCGGCGCAGTTGCGCTTGGTGTATGTGGACGATGTGGTGTCTGAATTTTTGCGTGCGCTTGAGGCTATGGCAGATGGAGCGCGTTGGGGTGAGGTGGTGCCGGAATATACCACCACCTTGGGCGAGTTGGCCGAGCAAATTCAGGCTTTTAAGGACTGTCGAAGTAGTCTGGTTTCCGAACGTGTTGGGTCAGGATTGGTGCGCGCCCTCTATGCGACGTATATGGGTTACTTGCCTCCTTCCAGGTTTGCCTATGACTTGCCTCGTTATGGTGATGAACGGGGGGTATTTGTCGAAATGCTAAAAACCCCCGATTGCGGGCAGTTTTCTTGTTTCACGGCGCACCCGGGTGTGACGCGTGGTGGGCATTATCATCATAGCAAAATCGAGAAATTTCTGGTTATCAAGGGTTCGGCGCGCTTTGGTTTTAGGCATGTCGTGACCAACGAGATGTATGAGATTTTTACGTCGGGTGATGTGTTTCGGGTGGTGGAGACGGTGCCGGGCTGGACACATGACATCACGAATGTGGGCGAGGAGGAATTGGTGGTGATGCTCTGGGCCAGCGAGATTTTCGACCGCGCCCATCCTGACACAATTACTTGCAAGGTTTGA